Proteins from one Nicotiana tabacum cultivar K326 chromosome 23, ASM71507v2, whole genome shotgun sequence genomic window:
- the LOC142177308 gene encoding secreted RxLR effector protein 161-like, giving the protein MNNCSAEIVPIQKGDKFSHMQCPKKNVERKEMESIPYSSIIGSLMYAHTCTRLHISFAVGMLGRYQCNPGIDHSKAAKKVLRYMKGTKDYMLMYRRSKHLEVVGYSDSDFAGYIDTRKSTFGYFFQLAEGAIS; this is encoded by the coding sequence ATGAATAATTGTTCAGCAGaaattgttccaattcaaaaAGGGGACAAATTTAGTCACATGCAATGCCCTAAGAAAAATGTAGAACGAAAGGAAATGGAATCAATTCCTTACTCTTCTATTATTGGTAGTCTGATGTATGCTCATACTTGCACAAGACTGCATATTAGTTTTGCGGTCGGGATGCTGGGAAGATACCAGTGTAACCCAGGAATTGATCACTCGAAAGCTGCAAAGAAAGTTTTGAGGTACATGAAAGGAACGAAGGATTATATGCTTATGTATAGGAGATCCAAGCATTTGGAAGTTGTTGGATACTCGGATTCAGATTTCGCTGGATATATTGACACTAGAAAGTCCACGTTTGGTTATTTCTTCCAATTAGCTGAAGGAGCAATATCGTGA